In bacterium YEK0313, one genomic interval encodes:
- a CDS encoding hypothetical protein (RecF/RecN/SMC N terminal domain), producing MKNLAHSASLSDDDNDTPSHRGTKQLGKKADPKISDDRAALAYGANQFKVNFQKLREVFSESGWAKKNILVAVAGGATDGTSGVREAADQTIRREIEGFAHVIFAGSAAQREFWLGQRDLGPAEIRARYGGLKPCLHGSDAHKLEDVATPFGDRFSWIKGGLEFDALRQACIDPQGRAYVGEQPPRSAMPSQIISHVRIDDADWAATPDIPLNPGLVAIIGPRGSGKTALVDVIAAGCDAISPSSWDADENISPSFLARARRLIGEATTTLTWGGGGTVTRSLDGRDANGHMSFPRARYLSQQFVEELCSTKGVSDGLVAEIERVIFESHSQDDREWAIDFAELRDQQTARFQQAREREAEAISDISDRIATEFEKENLVATLTTQVAQKKKLIADYTADRAKLVVKGTEAQVARHTKLSEAAQKLRSKIQSFGNQRRTFVALQDEVRSMRATGAPEMLRQAQARHANSGMDAKQWDEFLLIYKGDVDKSLAAYIAWADGEVAKLNGVPPPPGDPNVALIADNADLAALPLAPIAAEMTRLEALFSADKLVRDQYAALTSRIAQENSALQTLEIRLTDAQGAAARRKELQAERDDTYGRVFDAIINEQRALAGLYAPLMARLASSSGTLKKLSFSVRRIADVEAWGMVAEEELLDRRKAGPLYGRGSLIAAATQALKPAWETGSADEVQAAMTAFMGKYLKDLLSHAPYAPTQQAEFRAWSKQFAQWLFGTDHITVRYEIAYDGVDIRKLSPGTRGIVLLLLYLALDDADDRPLIIDQPEENLDPKSVFDELVALFTAAKGKRQVIMVTHNANLVINTDADQIIVAAAGPHPSGGLPPITYVAGGLENTGIRKAVCDILEGGEVAFRERARRLRVRLER from the coding sequence GTGAAGAACCTGGCCCATAGCGCGTCCCTCTCTGATGACGATAACGATACGCCATCACACCGTGGGACTAAACAGCTAGGCAAGAAGGCGGATCCGAAGATCAGCGACGATCGGGCGGCGCTCGCCTACGGGGCCAACCAGTTCAAGGTCAATTTCCAGAAGCTGCGGGAGGTGTTCTCCGAGAGCGGCTGGGCGAAGAAGAACATCTTGGTCGCGGTCGCGGGCGGCGCGACTGATGGGACATCCGGTGTGCGGGAAGCAGCCGACCAGACCATCCGACGCGAGATCGAGGGCTTCGCGCACGTCATTTTCGCCGGCAGCGCGGCGCAGCGTGAGTTCTGGCTCGGCCAAAGGGATCTTGGGCCTGCGGAGATTCGCGCGCGCTACGGTGGCCTCAAGCCCTGCTTGCACGGCAGCGACGCGCACAAGCTGGAAGACGTTGCCACGCCGTTTGGCGACCGATTCTCCTGGATCAAGGGAGGGCTTGAGTTCGACGCCCTTCGCCAAGCCTGCATCGATCCCCAGGGGCGCGCCTATGTTGGCGAGCAGCCGCCTCGGTCAGCGATGCCATCGCAGATCATCTCGCACGTCAGGATCGACGACGCGGACTGGGCGGCTACGCCCGACATCCCGCTGAACCCCGGACTTGTGGCGATCATTGGCCCGCGAGGCTCAGGTAAGACAGCCTTGGTCGACGTGATTGCAGCAGGTTGCGATGCGATCTCACCCTCCAGCTGGGATGCAGACGAGAACATCAGCCCATCTTTCCTTGCGCGGGCGCGCCGGTTGATTGGCGAAGCCACGACGACGCTAACTTGGGGAGGTGGCGGGACTGTCACGCGCTCGCTCGACGGCAGGGACGCAAACGGTCACATGTCGTTCCCGCGGGCTCGCTATCTCTCCCAACAGTTCGTCGAAGAGCTTTGCTCGACTAAGGGCGTCTCGGATGGACTCGTGGCCGAGATCGAACGGGTGATCTTCGAGTCACACTCGCAAGACGATCGCGAATGGGCGATCGACTTCGCTGAGCTACGGGACCAGCAAACCGCACGGTTCCAGCAGGCGCGTGAGCGTGAAGCCGAAGCGATCTCCGACATCTCTGACCGCATCGCCACGGAGTTCGAGAAGGAAAACCTCGTCGCCACACTGACCACTCAGGTCGCGCAGAAGAAGAAGCTGATCGCGGATTACACAGCCGACCGCGCCAAGCTCGTCGTCAAAGGCACCGAAGCGCAGGTGGCCCGCCACACCAAGCTCAGCGAGGCGGCTCAGAAGCTGCGGAGCAAGATCCAGTCATTCGGAAACCAGCGGCGCACGTTCGTCGCCCTGCAGGACGAGGTGCGGAGTATGCGCGCCACAGGCGCGCCGGAAATGCTCCGCCAAGCCCAGGCGCGGCACGCCAACAGCGGCATGGATGCTAAGCAGTGGGACGAATTTCTACTGATCTATAAGGGCGACGTCGATAAGAGTTTGGCCGCATATATTGCGTGGGCAGACGGAGAAGTCGCCAAGCTCAACGGCGTTCCGCCGCCGCCTGGCGATCCGAATGTCGCGCTGATCGCCGACAATGCCGACCTCGCGGCGCTCCCGCTCGCACCCATTGCGGCCGAAATGACGCGCCTCGAAGCGCTGTTCAGTGCCGACAAGCTCGTTCGCGATCAATATGCGGCGCTTACCAGCCGCATCGCGCAGGAGAATTCAGCGCTTCAGACCCTCGAAATCCGGCTCACCGATGCGCAAGGCGCTGCAGCCCGCCGCAAAGAACTTCAGGCCGAGCGGGATGACACCTACGGCCGGGTCTTCGATGCGATTATCAACGAACAGCGAGCTCTCGCCGGTCTTTACGCGCCGCTGATGGCGCGGCTCGCGTCGTCGTCAGGCACGCTCAAGAAGCTCAGCTTCTCGGTTCGCCGAATTGCCGACGTCGAAGCCTGGGGCATGGTCGCGGAGGAAGAACTCCTCGACAGACGTAAGGCCGGACCCCTTTATGGCCGTGGCTCGCTGATCGCGGCCGCGACGCAGGCGCTCAAACCCGCCTGGGAGACCGGCTCGGCGGACGAGGTTCAGGCCGCCATGACTGCCTTCATGGGGAAATACCTGAAGGACCTTCTCTCGCACGCGCCCTACGCCCCGACGCAGCAGGCCGAATTCCGCGCCTGGTCAAAGCAGTTCGCGCAGTGGCTTTTCGGCACCGATCACATCACAGTTCGCTACGAAATCGCCTATGACGGCGTGGACATCCGAAAACTCTCGCCGGGCACGCGGGGAATTGTGCTGTTGTTGCTCTATCTCGCCCTCGACGATGCAGACGATCGACCGCTGATCATCGACCAGCCTGAAGAGAACCTTGATCCGAAGTCCGTGTTCGACGAGTTGGTGGCATTGTTCACTGCGGCAAAGGGGAAGCGCCAGGTGATCATGGTCACGCACAACGCCAACCTCGTCATCAACACCGACGCTGACCAGATCATCGTAGCTGCAGCGGGCCCACATCCCTCCGGTGGTCTGCCCCCCATCACCTACGTGGCGGGCGGGCTTGAGAATACGGGCATCCGCAAGGCCGTTTGCGACATTCTAGAAGGTGGCGAGGTCGCTTTCCGGGAGCGCGCGCGGCGATTGCGCGTGAGGCTAGAGCGCTAA
- a CDS encoding putative type I restriction enzymeP M protein, with translation MARKPVTDMSAWPSLTLEGNLIAPAMVASIDRRQAPEQTEEDYRIRKGLTIREEISTAFRVGQSHFDAFAKLQNPSLEATRRFVRAFLAETFGFDDLVPADDVISFLAGGRIPIVIVPPSEEKLDRRSPTLSTDRSRSPAFALQDCLNDSDDALWGLVTNGAVIRLMRDNASLTRPAYIEADLAAIFTSEDAASFAVLWSLVHRTRFGIAGTPVTDCALERWREAGSREGEAARDRLAAQVETALKVLGSGFLEANPNLAARLKSGEVNLTEWFNELLRLVYRLIFLMVAEDRNLLHPETAKPDVRKLYAEGYSLAALRTQCARAAIWDKHHDRYEGIKVVFRALAHGQETLGLPALGGLFGAGMLPHLEPARLRNRAFMEALYRLSWLSDRAGMIPVNWRAMETEELGSVYESLLELQPQLGDDGKTLTFASEAAEQKGNQRKTTGSYYTPDSLVQALLDTALDPVLNQTESEAADPAGALLKLSVIDPACGSGHFLLAAARRIATRLARIRAEGTPSLADFRHALRDVARCCIYGVDRNPMAVELTKVALWIETVDPGLPLGFFDAQIRCGDALLGVFDLKVLERGIPDDAYKPLAGDDKEVARHFAQKNRREKGEKDRIAKGFGFDRISNLMRDFETLRAMPENTVDEIEAKAARLHSLTAEGASAWQLETACDLYVSAFLLPKMKGGPHAGPDGMPRRGAEAVPTSGTVWEWLRGVQPFGPTFSAAIDAARTARTFHWPLEFPDVMQRGGFDLVLGNPPWDKLSPDHKEFFSIFAPEVRFMSPSDQKVIFEQLLEDVSIAMRWDKYCRDLYAAVHFMKTSGRYRLFASGDLGKGDFNAYRLFVETALSATKKGRIAAQLVPEGLYNGANATAIREELLEKFQLEKLAGFENTKGIWFPSIDTRSKFCLYVAKKQEKTDAFRASFRINSRDRLSAFLLGHSLEIPKDLLLQFSPDAKTVMEFVAQEDIDVCTKMYSAYPTFGAKIDGLYYRDYMREIDMTNNQSWFTEDDGDIPLYEGRMIDLYDYRAKRYVSGRGRAANWEDLTFDDPGKRIAPQWHIRRDAIAGARKQRMERFRIAYGWVASPTNQRSLITTIVPAGVICGNSVPTILLENGSDLDQLLFVGCANSLCMDFVVRKRVSLNLAHSIVDTLPFPRNFRTTPAAQEIANRVFSLCAVGEEMEVYRQELWGRNCIPKAQQLLIDPEHRAAVSAEIDVLVAREVYGLTEREMLYILDPDNILGRDCGVETFKALRNREQREFGEFRTQRLIEQAWDRLKVAEVRPTLADLPNGAWARATQQPGDAGAALTAILKAVDGPTPSRTIRLAAAMMLESHLLTSLLPDARAQEWRRLVGQEAEPRTGNVVGFAARTNQGWSAAVSNHRGNGRLIENISAGTWAPGPGLEAFDTAGWPDGRAGFVLEALSALDLDTTVTSMPGEVRGWIAHAATA, from the coding sequence ATGGCGCGCAAACCCGTCACCGACATGTCGGCCTGGCCCTCGCTCACCCTGGAGGGCAACCTCATCGCGCCGGCCATGGTCGCCAGCATCGACCGCCGGCAAGCCCCCGAACAGACCGAGGAGGACTACCGGATCCGCAAGGGGCTGACGATCCGTGAGGAGATCTCCACCGCCTTCCGTGTCGGCCAGTCCCATTTCGACGCCTTCGCGAAACTTCAGAATCCCTCGCTCGAGGCGACGCGGCGCTTTGTGCGGGCCTTCCTGGCGGAAACCTTCGGCTTCGACGATCTCGTCCCCGCCGATGACGTGATCTCCTTTCTTGCCGGCGGCCGCATCCCGATCGTCATCGTGCCGCCTTCCGAGGAGAAGCTTGATCGGCGCAGCCCGACGCTTTCGACTGACCGTTCGCGATCCCCGGCCTTCGCGCTTCAGGATTGTCTCAACGACAGCGATGACGCGCTTTGGGGCCTGGTCACGAATGGCGCCGTGATCCGCCTCATGCGCGACAACGCCTCGCTGACCCGGCCGGCCTACATCGAGGCAGACCTCGCCGCGATCTTCACCAGCGAGGACGCGGCCTCCTTCGCCGTCCTCTGGTCACTGGTCCACCGGACCCGGTTCGGCATCGCCGGCACGCCTGTAACCGATTGCGCGCTCGAACGCTGGCGCGAGGCCGGCTCGCGCGAAGGCGAGGCCGCGCGCGACCGGTTGGCTGCCCAGGTCGAAACCGCACTCAAGGTGCTGGGTTCCGGTTTCCTCGAAGCCAACCCCAACCTCGCCGCCCGCCTGAAATCCGGCGAGGTCAACCTGACCGAGTGGTTCAACGAGCTTCTGCGGCTCGTTTATCGCCTCATCTTCCTGATGGTGGCTGAGGATCGGAATCTGCTTCACCCGGAGACGGCAAAACCTGACGTCCGCAAGCTCTACGCCGAAGGCTACAGCCTTGCGGCATTGCGCACACAATGCGCCCGGGCGGCCATTTGGGACAAGCATCACGACCGCTATGAGGGCATCAAGGTTGTGTTCCGCGCCCTTGCTCATGGGCAGGAGACGCTCGGCCTTCCTGCGCTTGGTGGCCTCTTCGGCGCCGGCATGCTGCCACATCTCGAGCCCGCTCGCCTGCGCAACCGCGCCTTCATGGAAGCGCTGTACCGCCTTTCCTGGCTCTCCGACAGAGCCGGCATGATCCCCGTAAACTGGCGCGCGATGGAAACCGAGGAGCTGGGTTCGGTCTACGAATCCCTCCTCGAACTGCAGCCGCAGCTCGGCGACGACGGCAAAACGCTGACCTTCGCCTCGGAAGCCGCCGAGCAGAAGGGCAACCAGCGCAAGACGACTGGCTCTTACTATACACCCGACAGCTTGGTTCAGGCGCTGCTCGATACAGCGCTCGATCCGGTGCTCAATCAGACTGAATCTGAGGCGGCCGACCCCGCCGGAGCGCTTCTGAAGCTCAGCGTCATCGACCCTGCCTGCGGCTCGGGCCACTTCTTGCTGGCCGCCGCCCGCCGCATCGCCACGCGTCTTGCCCGCATCCGCGCCGAGGGCACGCCCTCACTCGCTGACTTCCGGCATGCGCTCCGTGACGTCGCGCGCTGCTGCATCTATGGGGTGGACCGCAACCCGATGGCGGTCGAGCTGACCAAGGTCGCGCTCTGGATCGAGACGGTGGACCCAGGCCTTCCGCTCGGTTTCTTCGACGCACAGATCCGTTGCGGTGACGCGCTCCTGGGTGTGTTTGACCTGAAGGTGCTGGAACGGGGCATCCCTGACGATGCCTACAAGCCGCTTGCTGGCGACGACAAGGAGGTCGCCAGGCATTTTGCGCAGAAGAACAGGCGGGAGAAAGGCGAGAAGGACCGCATAGCGAAAGGCTTCGGTTTCGACCGCATAAGTAATCTCATGCGCGACTTCGAAACTCTCCGCGCCATGCCCGAGAATACGGTGGATGAGATCGAAGCCAAAGCGGCTCGCTTACACTCCTTGACTGCGGAGGGTGCATCCGCCTGGCAACTTGAGACGGCTTGCGATCTCTATGTCTCGGCCTTTCTGCTACCTAAGATGAAAGGCGGCCCACATGCCGGACCTGACGGGATGCCGCGCCGAGGAGCCGAGGCTGTGCCTACTTCGGGCACTGTCTGGGAGTGGCTGAGAGGCGTGCAGCCCTTTGGCCCAACGTTTAGCGCGGCCATTGACGCCGCTCGCACCGCCCGCACGTTCCACTGGCCTCTGGAGTTCCCGGATGTCATGCAGCGTGGGGGATTCGACTTAGTGCTTGGCAACCCCCCGTGGGACAAGTTGAGTCCAGACCATAAAGAATTCTTCTCTATTTTTGCGCCAGAAGTGCGCTTTATGTCGCCGTCCGATCAGAAGGTCATTTTTGAGCAACTTCTTGAAGATGTCTCTATAGCTATGCGCTGGGACAAATACTGCCGTGACCTGTATGCGGCAGTGCATTTTATGAAGACCAGCGGGCGATATCGCCTCTTTGCGTCTGGCGACCTCGGCAAGGGCGACTTTAACGCTTATCGGTTGTTTGTAGAAACAGCGCTTTCGGCGACGAAAAAAGGCCGGATAGCTGCGCAGCTTGTACCTGAGGGGCTTTATAACGGCGCGAACGCGACAGCGATCAGAGAGGAGCTTCTCGAAAAATTCCAGTTGGAGAAGCTTGCCGGATTTGAAAATACAAAAGGAATTTGGTTTCCATCTATCGATACGAGATCGAAATTCTGCCTCTACGTTGCTAAGAAGCAGGAGAAAACTGACGCGTTTCGTGCATCATTCCGCATTAATAGCCGTGATCGCTTAAGTGCTTTCTTGTTGGGCCATTCGCTCGAAATTCCAAAAGACCTCCTGCTGCAATTTTCTCCCGATGCGAAAACCGTTATGGAATTCGTTGCGCAGGAGGACATAGATGTTTGCACAAAGATGTACTCCGCCTATCCAACTTTCGGCGCGAAGATCGACGGTCTATATTACCGAGATTATATGCGCGAAATAGACATGACCAATAACCAGAGTTGGTTCACGGAGGATGATGGCGACATTCCACTTTACGAAGGTCGAATGATTGACCTCTACGACTATCGAGCGAAGAGGTATGTTTCTGGACGGGGAAGGGCCGCGAATTGGGAGGACCTGACATTCGACGATCCGGGCAAGCGTATAGCTCCGCAATGGCATATTAGGAGAGACGCCATTGCCGGCGCTCGCAAGCAACGCATGGAGCGCTTCAGGATTGCTTACGGATGGGTTGCGAGCCCGACAAATCAGCGGAGCCTCATTACAACTATAGTTCCGGCCGGCGTGATTTGCGGGAATAGCGTTCCTACTATCCTGTTAGAAAACGGATCGGATCTCGATCAGCTCCTTTTTGTAGGCTGTGCAAATTCTCTATGCATGGACTTCGTGGTAAGGAAGCGTGTTTCGCTAAACCTAGCTCATTCCATTGTGGACACGCTTCCGTTCCCTAGAAATTTCCGGACAACCCCTGCTGCACAAGAGATAGCCAATAGAGTCTTTTCACTATGTGCTGTTGGCGAGGAGATGGAGGTTTACCGCCAGGAGCTATGGGGACGTAATTGCATCCCTAAGGCGCAGCAATTGTTAATTGACCCAGAGCACCGCGCGGCAGTTTCGGCCGAAATTGATGTGCTCGTGGCGCGTGAGGTCTACGGATTGACCGAGCGGGAGATGCTCTACATCCTCGATCCCGACAATATTTTGGGAAGGGACTGTGGAGTCGAAACTTTCAAGGCGCTCCGCAATCGAGAACAGCGTGAGTTCGGGGAGTTCCGCACCCAGCGCCTGATCGAACAAGCTTGGGACCGGCTGAAAGTAGCCGAGGTGCGGCCCACTCTCGCCGATTTGCCGAATGGGGCGTGGGCACGGGCCACACAGCAACCCGGCGATGCAGGCGCCGCCCTGACCGCCATCCTGAAAGCGGTCGACGGGCCGACGCCAAGCCGAACCATTCGGCTCGCTGCCGCGATGATGCTGGAATCGCACCTTCTGACATCCTTGTTGCCGGACGCACGAGCGCAGGAATGGCGGCGACTGGTCGGCCAGGAAGCGGAACCTCGCACCGGCAATGTCGTTGGCTTCGCGGCCCGCACCAACCAGGGTTGGAGCGCCGCAGTCTCCAATCATCGCGGCAATGGCCGTCTGATCGAAAACATATCGGCAGGGACATGGGCGCCCGGGCCTGGTCTCGAAGCGTTCGACACGGCCGGTTGGCCCGATGGCCGGGCTGGGTTCGTGCTGGAAGCGTTGAGCGCCTTGGACCTGGACACAACGGTCACCTCGATGCCGGGCGAGGTCCGGGGCTGGATCGCGCATGCCGCAACAGCATGA
- the leuE gene encoding Leucine efflux protein produces MFSLVEIGTYMAVVLALFLVPGPAVLLTLARSVKGGARAGIATGLGIAVGDIVHTLMAVLGLSAILMTSALAFDIIKYCGAAYLVYLGYRAWREHAGTLDLPDVARVPDRSAFRQAVVTELLNPKTALFFLSFLPQFVHVERGAPSLQLVMLGAIFVVMSISYTTLLALAAAPAAGWIGRNRAIGRWQGKVIGSLYIGLGLQLALQQRS; encoded by the coding sequence ATGTTCAGCCTCGTCGAGATCGGCACCTATATGGCGGTCGTGCTGGCGCTGTTCCTGGTGCCGGGCCCGGCGGTGCTGCTGACGCTCGCGCGCAGCGTCAAGGGCGGGGCACGGGCCGGCATCGCCACCGGCCTCGGCATCGCGGTCGGCGACATCGTCCACACGCTGATGGCGGTGCTCGGCCTCTCCGCGATCCTGATGACCTCGGCGCTCGCCTTCGACATCATCAAATATTGCGGCGCCGCCTATCTCGTCTATCTCGGCTACCGCGCCTGGCGCGAGCATGCCGGCACGCTCGACCTGCCCGATGTCGCGCGCGTGCCGGACCGGAGCGCCTTCCGCCAGGCGGTGGTGACCGAACTGCTGAACCCGAAGACGGCGCTGTTCTTCCTGTCGTTCCTGCCGCAATTCGTCCATGTCGAGCGTGGCGCGCCGAGCCTGCAGCTCGTCATGCTCGGCGCGATCTTCGTCGTCATGAGCATCAGCTATACGACGCTGCTGGCGCTGGCAGCGGCGCCCGCCGCCGGCTGGATCGGCCGCAACCGGGCGATCGGCCGCTGGCAGGGCAAGGTGATCGGCAGCCTCTATATCGGCCTCGGCCTCCAGCTCGCCCTGCAGCAGCGGAGCTGA
- the hisE_2 gene encoding Phosphoribosyl-ATP pyrophosphatase translates to MSSFTLADLEATVAARAAAPAEQSYTASLIAKGPVHCAKKFGEEAVETVIAATQGEPKALVAESADLLFHLLVVWKSRGVTLDAVLGELARRTAQSGHQEKASRGAPAAGAGR, encoded by the coding sequence ATGAGTTCCTTCACGCTCGCCGATCTCGAAGCCACCGTCGCGGCGCGCGCCGCCGCCCCGGCCGAGCAGAGCTACACAGCCTCTCTCATTGCCAAGGGCCCGGTCCACTGCGCCAAAAAATTCGGCGAGGAGGCGGTCGAGACCGTCATTGCCGCGACCCAGGGCGAGCCGAAGGCGCTCGTTGCCGAAAGCGCCGATCTGTTGTTCCATCTCCTCGTCGTGTGGAAAAGCCGCGGCGTCACGCTGGACGCGGTGCTCGGCGAGCTCGCCCGCCGCACCGCGCAGTCGGGCCACCAGGAAAAGGCCTCGCGTGGCGCCCCGGCCGCGGGAGCCGGACGATGA
- a CDS encoding Integrase core domain protein: protein MGPKESHSSVLSAIEEAAIVALRVQARLPLDDVFVALKDVIPHLTRSSLHRCLQRHGISRLPKADREKPKRFKAYEIGYFHIDIAELRYEGGKACLFVAVDRTSKLVFARIYRKATKLVAAGFLKALVRAVPYKVHTVLTDNGVQFVQHDKRAEGGFLAHAFGRACAENSIAHRLTKPYHPWTNGQAERMVRTIKDATVRTFHYASINDLRRHVRDWLLAYNYAKQLKALRFRTPLEAIKQISTEKPELFSRRPGHDMLGLNT from the coding sequence ATGGGTCCGAAGGAAAGCCACAGTTCCGTTCTCTCTGCCATCGAGGAGGCCGCGATCGTCGCTCTGCGTGTGCAGGCCCGCCTGCCGCTGGACGACGTCTTCGTCGCGCTGAAGGACGTCATCCCGCATCTGACGCGCTCGTCGCTGCATCGCTGCCTTCAGCGTCACGGAATCTCTCGCCTGCCGAAGGCCGATCGCGAAAAACCGAAGCGGTTCAAGGCCTACGAGATCGGCTACTTCCACATCGACATCGCCGAGCTGCGCTATGAAGGCGGCAAGGCCTGTCTGTTCGTGGCCGTGGACCGGACCTCCAAATTGGTCTTCGCCAGGATCTACCGGAAGGCGACAAAGCTCGTAGCGGCGGGCTTCCTCAAGGCGCTGGTCAGGGCCGTTCCCTACAAGGTCCACACGGTGCTGACGGATAACGGCGTTCAGTTCGTCCAGCACGACAAGAGGGCCGAGGGCGGCTTCCTCGCTCACGCCTTCGGAAGAGCCTGCGCCGAGAACAGCATCGCGCACAGGCTCACCAAGCCCTATCATCCGTGGACCAACGGCCAGGCGGAACGAATGGTCCGAACCATCAAGGACGCCACCGTCCGCACCTTCCACTACGCCTCGATCAACGACCTGAGGCGCCACGTCCGGGACTGGCTGCTGGCCTACAATTACGCCAAGCAGCTCAAGGCGCTGCGGTTCAGGACCCCGCTTGAGGCCATCAAGCAAATCAGCACCGAAAAGCCAGAGCTGTTCAGCCGTCGGCCAGGCCATGACATGCTGGGACTAAACACCTAG
- a CDS encoding CHAD domain protein: protein MKPDAEAHDLATMAAAHARAAGRLVVSEPDHVKAVHEARRHIKRARSLLRALRPLARTEIARENALLRAFAHALAPLRDAHALDEAARAMGASGPVASQSGLVDLTALGRALQRQGKVIVRLPLDRAPKRFLAKAVRHSYRAARKAFRAYQALPEAEPLHEARKRIKDCLHLVEALAPVRPKGAHPKPGKLDQLGELMGSIRDLDLLAQRLRREAAPSHKLERIAARHIRLERAVTRAGAKAFAARPATVERAWRRVASSE, encoded by the coding sequence GTGAAGCCTGACGCCGAAGCGCACGACCTCGCGACCATGGCGGCGGCGCATGCCCGCGCCGCCGGCCGGCTGGTCGTTTCCGAACCCGACCACGTCAAGGCGGTGCATGAGGCCCGCCGTCACATCAAGCGCGCGCGCAGCCTGCTGCGCGCGCTGAGGCCGCTCGCCCGCACCGAGATCGCCCGCGAAAACGCCCTGCTGCGCGCCTTCGCCCATGCACTGGCGCCGCTGCGCGATGCCCATGCCCTGGACGAGGCGGCGCGCGCGATGGGCGCCAGCGGCCCGGTGGCGAGCCAGTCGGGCCTCGTCGACCTCACCGCGCTCGGCCGGGCCCTGCAGCGCCAGGGCAAGGTGATCGTCCGCCTGCCGCTCGACCGGGCACCGAAACGGTTCCTTGCCAAGGCCGTCAGGCATTCCTACCGGGCGGCGCGCAAGGCCTTCCGCGCCTATCAGGCCCTGCCCGAGGCCGAGCCGCTGCACGAGGCGCGCAAGCGCATCAAGGACTGCCTGCATCTCGTCGAGGCACTCGCCCCGGTCCGGCCGAAGGGCGCGCATCCGAAACCCGGCAAGCTCGACCAACTCGGCGAGTTGATGGGCTCGATCCGCGATCTCGACCTGCTCGCCCAGCGGCTCCGCCGGGAGGCCGCGCCGAGCCACAAGCTCGAGCGCATCGCCGCCCGCCATATCCGGCTGGAGCGGGCCGTCACCCGCGCCGGCGCCAAGGCCTTCGCCGCGCGCCCCGCGACCGTCGAACGCGCCTGGCGGCGAGTAGCGAGTAGCGAGTAG
- the msrA_2 gene encoding Peptide methionine sulfoxide reductase MsrA, whose translation MFSFKKLSLPSAGEALPGRATPIPTAERHFINGRPLKGPYPAGHETIIVGLGCFWGAERKFWELPGVWVTAVGYAAGTTPNPTYEEVCSGLTGHNEVVLVVYDPAQVSTETVLKTFWESHDPTQGMRQGNDVGTQYRSGIYVTSEAQRAAATTSKAAYGEALGKRGFGPITTEILDAPAFYFAEDYHQQYLAKNPRGYCGLGGTGVSCPIGTGVAA comes from the coding sequence ATGTTTTCGTTCAAGAAGCTGTCCCTGCCCTCGGCCGGCGAGGCTCTGCCCGGCCGCGCGACGCCGATCCCGACCGCCGAGCGCCATTTCATCAACGGCCGGCCGCTGAAGGGCCCCTATCCGGCCGGCCACGAGACCATCATCGTCGGCCTCGGCTGCTTCTGGGGCGCCGAGCGCAAGTTCTGGGAGCTGCCGGGCGTCTGGGTGACCGCCGTCGGCTACGCCGCCGGCACGACGCCGAACCCGACCTATGAGGAGGTCTGCTCGGGGCTGACCGGCCACAACGAGGTGGTCCTGGTGGTCTACGACCCCGCGCAGGTTTCGACCGAAACGGTGCTGAAGACCTTCTGGGAGAGCCACGACCCGACCCAGGGCATGCGCCAGGGCAACGATGTCGGCACGCAGTACCGGTCCGGCATCTATGTGACGAGCGAAGCGCAGCGCGCCGCGGCGACGACCTCCAAGGCGGCCTACGGCGAGGCACTGGGCAAACGTGGTTTCGGACCGATCACCACCGAGATTCTGGACGCGCCGGCCTTCTATTTCGCCGAGGACTACCACCAGCAATATCTTGCGAAGAATCCGCGCGGCTATTGCGGGCTCGGCGGTACCGGCGTCTCCTGCCCGATCGGCACCGGGGTCGCTGCGTGA
- a CDS encoding Acetyltransferase (GNAT) family protein → MTRLFQWRPMRPDDIAAATAIAAEVHTAFPEDDAVYVERLALYPAGCRLLESTGTAVGYCLSHPWTAGSLPALNTLLGALPAAPSTYYIHDVALLPAARGSGAAGTVVAALATHAAANGFSNLSLVAVNGSEGFWRRQGFHVVDAPQLSAKLASYEVAARLMARPLG, encoded by the coding sequence ATGACGCGCCTGTTCCAGTGGCGGCCGATGCGGCCCGACGACATTGCGGCGGCTACCGCCATCGCGGCCGAGGTGCACACGGCCTTCCCCGAGGACGATGCCGTCTATGTCGAGCGGCTCGCGCTCTATCCCGCGGGGTGCCGGCTTCTGGAGAGCACGGGCACCGCGGTCGGCTATTGCCTCAGCCATCCCTGGACGGCGGGATCGCTGCCGGCGCTCAACACGCTGCTCGGCGCGCTGCCGGCCGCGCCCAGCACCTACTACATCCACGATGTCGCGCTCCTGCCCGCGGCGCGCGGCAGCGGCGCCGCTGGAACCGTCGTCGCGGCGCTCGCCACTCATGCCGCCGCGAACGGCTTTTCCAACCTGTCGCTGGTCGCCGTGAACGGCTCGGAAGGGTTCTGGCGGCGCCAGGGCTTCCATGTCGTCGACGCGCCGCAACTCTCCGCCAAGCTCGCCAGCTACGAGGTCGCGGCCCGGCTGATGGCGCGCCCGCTCGGCTAG